A DNA window from Streptococcus parapneumoniae contains the following coding sequences:
- a CDS encoding ABC transporter permease subunit — MKNTMKYMSELTTVIALIILMAVITIINSNFLTANNLLNLLLQVTSNALIAFGMTFVILTGGIDLSVGSILALSSALTAGLLGSGMPVALAILSSLILGCILGMMNGLLISYGKLAPFIVTLATMTIFRGATLVYTNGNPITKGLSDTFLFQFLGQGYIVGIPFPVIIMFIVFIVLYVLLHKTAFGKSVYAIGGNEKAAYISGVKLNKVKIIIYSISGMMASISGLIITSRLSSAQPTAGASYEMDAIAAVVLGGTSLSGGKGRILGTLIGALIIGVLNNGLNIIGVSAFWQQVVKGVVILIAVLIDRFKVVKQ, encoded by the coding sequence GTGAAAAATACTATGAAGTATATGTCAGAATTGACAACAGTAATAGCATTGATAATTTTAATGGCTGTCATCACTATTATCAATTCAAATTTTTTAACAGCAAATAATCTGTTAAATTTACTATTGCAAGTAACATCAAATGCACTGATTGCTTTTGGAATGACTTTTGTTATTCTAACAGGTGGAATTGATTTATCAGTAGGATCAATTTTAGCCTTATCCAGTGCGCTAACAGCTGGTTTATTAGGATCTGGAATGCCTGTTGCGTTAGCAATTCTCAGCTCTTTAATTTTGGGTTGCATTCTGGGGATGATGAATGGGTTATTGATTTCCTACGGGAAATTAGCTCCATTTATCGTTACTTTAGCAACTATGACTATTTTTAGAGGCGCAACACTTGTTTATACAAATGGGAATCCTATTACAAAAGGATTAAGTGATACATTCTTATTTCAATTTTTGGGGCAAGGTTACATAGTCGGAATTCCATTTCCTGTAATTATTATGTTTATTGTATTTATTGTTTTATATGTTTTACTTCATAAAACAGCATTTGGTAAATCTGTGTATGCTATAGGGGGGAATGAAAAAGCAGCATATATATCAGGTGTGAAACTAAATAAAGTGAAAATTATCATTTATTCAATTTCAGGTATGATGGCTTCAATTTCTGGATTGATTATAACATCACGCTTAAGTTCTGCTCAACCAACAGCAGGTGCTAGTTATGAAATGGATGCTATTGCAGCTGTTGTTCTTGGGGGAACCTCATTATCAGGAGGTAAAGGTCGTATACTGGGGACTCTAATAGGTGCTTTAATTATTGGAGTTTTGAATAATGGACTTAATATTATTGGTGTTTCAGCATTTTGGCAGCAAGTAGTAAAAGGAGTTGTAATTTTAATTGCTGTTCTGATTGATCGTTTTAAAGTTGTAAAACAGTAG
- the coaB gene encoding phosphopantothenate--cysteine ligase has product MKILVTSGGTSEAIDSVRSITNHSTGRLGKIITETLLAAGHEVCLITTKRAVKPEAHPNLSIREINNTKDLLLEMQEHVQDYQVLIHSMAVSDYTPVYMTGLEEVQASSNLEEFLSKQNHQAKISSTDEVQVLFLKKTPKIISLVKEWNPAIHLIGFKLLVDVTEDHLVDIARKSLIKNQADLIIANDLTQISANQHRAIFVEKDYLQTVNTKEEIAKLLLEKIQAYHS; this is encoded by the coding sequence ATGAAAATTTTAGTTACATCGGGCGGTACCAGTGAAGCTATCGATAGCGTCCGCTCTATCACTAACCATTCCACAGGTCGCTTGGGGAAAATCATCACTGAAACCTTGCTTGCTGCTGGGCATGAAGTTTGTTTGATAACGACAAAACGAGCCGTGAAGCCAGAAGCCCATCCCAACCTAAGCATTCGAGAAATTAACAATACCAAGGACCTTCTACTAGAAATGCAAGAACATGTTCAGGATTATCAAGTCTTGATTCACTCAATGGCCGTATCCGACTACACTCCTGTTTATATGACGGGGCTGGAAGAAGTTCAGGCTAGCTCCAATCTAGAAGAATTTTTAAGCAAGCAAAATCATCAAGCTAAGATTTCTTCAACTGATGAGGTTCAGGTTTTGTTCCTAAAAAAGACTCCCAAAATCATCTCTCTAGTCAAGGAATGGAATCCTGCTATTCATCTGATTGGCTTTAAGCTGCTGGTTGATGTTACCGAAGATCATCTGGTTGACATTGCTAGAAAAAGTCTTATCAAGAACCAAGCAGACTTGATTATCGCAAATGACCTGACTCAAATTTCAGCAAACCAGCATCGTGCAATCTTTGTTGAGAAAGATTATCTTCAAACGGTTAACACTAAAGAAGAAATTGCAAAACTCCTCCTTGAAAAAATTCAAGCCTATCATTCGTAG
- the coaC gene encoding phosphopantothenoylcysteine decarboxylase gives MANILLAVTGSIASYKSADLVSSLKKQGHQVTVLMTQAATEFIQPLTLQVLSQNPVHLDVMKEPYPDQVNHIELGKKADLFIVAPATANTIAKLAHGFADNMVTCTALALPSHIPKLIAPAMNTKMYDHPATQANLKTLETYGYQLIAPKESLLACGDHGRGALADLTIILERIKETLDEKTL, from the coding sequence ATGGCAAACATTCTCTTGGCTGTAACGGGCTCAATCGCCTCTTACAAGTCGGCAGATTTAGTCAGTTCTCTAAAAAAACAAGGTCATCAAGTCACTGTCTTAATGACTCAGGCTGCTACAGAGTTTATCCAACCTTTAACACTACAGGTCTTATCGCAGAATCCTGTCCACTTGGATGTTATGAAGGAACCCTATCCTGATCAAGTCAATCATATCGAACTTGGAAAAAAGGCGGATTTATTTATCGTGGCCCCTGCAACAGCTAACACTATTGCAAAACTAGCCCATGGTTTTGCGGACAACATGGTAACTTGTACAGCTCTAGCCTTGCCCAGTCATATTCCTAAACTAATAGCTCCTGCTATGAATACAAAAATGTATGACCATCCAGCAACTCAGGCTAATCTAAAAACATTAGAAACCTACGGCTATCAGCTGATTGCTCCTAAGGAATCCCTACTAGCTTGTGGAGACCACGGACGAGGAGCTTTAGCCGACCTCACAATTATTTTAGAAAGAATAAAGGAAACTCTCGATGAAAAAACGCTCTAA
- a CDS encoding ECF transporter S component, with protein MKKRSNIAPIAIFFATMLVIHFLSSLIFNLFPFPIKPTIVHIPVIIASIIYGPRVGVTLGFLMGLLSLTVNTITILPTSYLFSPFVPNGNIYSAIIAIVPRILIGLTPYLVYKLMKNKTGLILAGALGSLTNTVFVLGGIFYLFGNVFDGNIQKLLATVISTNSIAELVISAVLTLAIVPRLQTLKK; from the coding sequence ATGAAAAAACGCTCTAATATTGCACCCATTGCTATCTTTTTTGCAACCATGCTCGTGATACACTTTCTGAGCTCGCTTATCTTTAACCTTTTTCCATTCCCAATCAAACCGACTATCGTTCATATTCCTGTCATTATTGCCAGCATTATTTACGGTCCACGAGTTGGGGTTACACTTGGATTTTTAATGGGACTACTTAGCTTGACAGTTAATACGATTACAATTCTACCAACAAGCTACCTCTTCTCACCTTTTGTACCAAACGGAAACATCTACTCAGCTATCATTGCCATCGTCCCACGTATTTTGATTGGTTTAACTCCGTATCTAGTCTATAAACTGATGAAAAATAAAACTGGTCTTATTTTAGCTGGTGCCCTTGGTTCACTTACCAACACAGTCTTTGTCCTTGGTGGAATTTTCTACCTTTTTGGAAATGTCTTTGATGGTAATATCCAAAAACTCCTGGCAACCGTTATCTCAACAAACTCCATTGCCGAATTAGTTATTTCCGCAGTTCTAACCCTAGCCATTGTTCCACGACTACAAACCTTGAAGAAATAA
- the rbsD gene encoding D-ribose pyranase, with protein MKKYGILNSNIAKLADDLGHMDLVCIGDLGLPVPKGVDKIDLALRKGSPSFLEVLKEYSDHVLIEKIFLAEEIKEKNKEQWQAVLDLLGSNIIIEYISHEELKAMNTKVKAVIRTGEDTPYSNIILQSGVII; from the coding sequence ATGAAGAAATATGGGATTTTAAATAGTAATATAGCAAAACTAGCTGATGATTTAGGTCATATGGATTTGGTTTGTATCGGAGATTTAGGATTGCCAGTTCCAAAAGGTGTTGATAAAATTGATTTAGCATTAAGAAAAGGTAGTCCAAGTTTTTTAGAAGTTTTAAAAGAATATTCAGATCATGTACTTATTGAAAAAATTTTCTTAGCAGAAGAAATTAAGGAAAAAAACAAAGAACAGTGGCAAGCAGTTCTAGATCTTTTAGGATCGAATATAATTATTGAATATATTAGTCATGAAGAATTGAAAGCTATGAATACTAAAGTTAAGGCAGTTATTCGCACTGGGGAAGATACACCATATTCGAATATAATCTTGCAATCAGGAGTTATTATTTAG
- a CDS encoding substrate-binding domain-containing protein, with the protein MKIIKKISIFALFVTFIFALVACGKTGLGNSSNDNKSTTQKSAKELKLGVSISTTNNPYFVAMKDGLEKAAGEKEVTLKIADAQDDAARQADDIQNFISQNVDALLINPVDSDAIVTSIKAANNANIPVILIDRGSNGGEVLTTVASDNVEAGKMAAEFITKQLGEKAKTFELSGVPGASATVDRGKGFEQISKTNLDVLSSQSANFDRAKALNTAQNMIQGNKEVQAIFAQNDEMALGAAQAVKAAGLINVLIVGIDGQPDAHDAIAKGDITATIAQQPAKMGEIAIQSAIDHYQGKKLEKETVSPIYLVTKDNVDQHNW; encoded by the coding sequence ATGAAAATTATTAAAAAAATTAGCATTTTTGCTTTGTTTGTAACATTTATTTTTGCTTTAGTAGCTTGTGGAAAAACTGGTTTAGGAAATTCATCAAATGATAATAAATCTACGACTCAAAAGTCGGCAAAAGAATTAAAATTAGGAGTTTCTATTTCGACTACTAACAATCCCTATTTTGTAGCTATGAAAGATGGTCTTGAAAAAGCCGCAGGAGAAAAAGAAGTAACTTTGAAGATAGCAGATGCACAAGATGATGCTGCTAGACAAGCAGATGATATTCAGAATTTTATTAGTCAAAATGTAGATGCCTTACTAATTAATCCAGTTGATTCTGATGCAATTGTTACATCTATTAAAGCTGCTAATAATGCAAATATTCCAGTAATCTTAATTGACCGCGGTAGTAATGGTGGTGAAGTCTTGACAACTGTTGCTTCTGATAACGTAGAAGCAGGTAAAATGGCTGCCGAATTTATTACCAAGCAATTGGGAGAAAAAGCAAAAACTTTTGAATTATCAGGAGTCCCTGGCGCTTCTGCAACTGTAGATAGAGGTAAAGGATTTGAACAAATTTCAAAGACAAATTTAGATGTTCTTTCTAGTCAATCCGCTAATTTTGATCGCGCAAAAGCTTTGAATACAGCGCAAAATATGATTCAAGGAAACAAAGAAGTACAAGCAATCTTTGCACAGAATGATGAGATGGCGTTAGGAGCTGCACAAGCAGTAAAAGCAGCTGGTCTTATCAATGTATTAATTGTTGGTATTGATGGTCAACCAGATGCACATGATGCTATTGCAAAAGGTGATATTACTGCCACTATTGCTCAGCAACCAGCTAAGATGGGTGAAATTGCTATTCAATCAGCTATCGATCATTATCAAGGGAAAAAACTGGAAAAAGAAACAGTTTCTCCAATTTATCTTGTGACTAAGGATAATGTTGATCAACATAACTGGTGA
- the rbsK gene encoding ribokinase: protein MSKIVVVGSISMDLVMRTKRIPEGGETIFGDSFNIVPGGKGANQAVAIGRLSSVEDHIYIFGNVGEDIFSADLLSNLQNNNISTEHVGTVPQSTGVAQITLYGGDNRIIYYPGANNLVKTNDWKNEWELISDASIVVLQNEIPHEANLSIAKFCQENKVKVLYNPAPARETDIEMIPFCDFIIPNEHECSELFPDKKLEEIIKIYPNKMIVTLGVEGSIYYDGAVVQKIPAIKAEVVDTTGAGDTFNGAFAYAISKGKEMNVALSFATIASHLSVQRFGAQGGMPSLKEIKEHSGYEEIWDFK, encoded by the coding sequence ATGAGTAAAATTGTTGTTGTTGGAAGTATTTCAATGGACTTAGTTATGAGAACAAAAAGGATTCCAGAAGGAGGTGAAACGATTTTTGGGGATTCATTTAATATAGTTCCAGGTGGAAAAGGTGCAAATCAAGCTGTAGCTATTGGTAGATTATCCAGTGTAGAAGATCATATTTACATATTTGGAAACGTCGGAGAAGATATTTTTTCAGCAGATTTACTAAGTAATCTGCAAAATAATAATATTTCTACAGAACATGTGGGAACGGTACCACAATCTACAGGAGTTGCACAAATTACTTTATATGGAGGTGATAATAGGATTATTTATTATCCCGGAGCGAATAATTTAGTTAAAACAAATGATTGGAAAAATGAGTGGGAATTGATTAGTGATGCAAGTATTGTTGTATTACAGAATGAAATACCACATGAAGCCAACCTATCTATAGCTAAATTTTGCCAAGAAAATAAAGTTAAGGTGCTTTACAATCCTGCACCAGCTAGAGAAACAGATATAGAGATGATTCCTTTTTGTGATTTTATTATTCCTAATGAGCATGAATGTTCAGAGCTTTTTCCAGATAAGAAATTAGAAGAAATTATTAAAATTTATCCTAATAAAATGATTGTGACATTAGGAGTTGAAGGTTCCATTTATTATGATGGGGCAGTAGTTCAGAAGATTCCTGCTATAAAAGCAGAAGTAGTTGATACTACAGGAGCAGGAGATACATTTAATGGTGCTTTTGCTTATGCTATCTCAAAAGGAAAAGAGATGAATGTTGCATTGTCCTTTGCAACGATTGCTTCACATCTTTCTGTTCAAAGATTTGGAGCGCAAGGAGGCATGCCGAGTTTGAAAGAAATAAAGGAGCATTCAGGATATGAAGAAATATGGGATTTTAAATAG
- a CDS encoding transcription repressor NadR, with the protein MTKDRKQALLQLLKEAPKALNGQSLAEHFHVTRQVIVQDIAILRADGAPILSTNRGYIYKQIDTNPYVHKLFKVKHEVEEIGQELLAIVDNGGRVQNTLIDHPVYGEIETLLKLSCRRDVQHFLEQVEHSDFRPLSELTDGIHYHLIEAETQQDLHYIEEALDQLGYLVKD; encoded by the coding sequence ATGACAAAAGATCGCAAACAAGCTCTGCTCCAACTCTTGAAAGAAGCTCCTAAAGCCCTCAATGGCCAAAGTTTGGCGGAACATTTTCATGTCACACGTCAGGTCATTGTGCAGGACATTGCAATTTTGAGAGCCGATGGCGCTCCTATCCTATCTACTAATCGTGGCTACATCTATAAGCAAATTGATACCAATCCTTATGTCCATAAACTTTTCAAGGTGAAACATGAAGTTGAAGAAATCGGTCAGGAACTTCTTGCTATCGTAGATAATGGAGGGCGTGTTCAAAATACCTTGATTGATCATCCTGTTTACGGAGAAATTGAAACTCTACTCAAACTTTCTTGTCGCAGAGATGTGCAACATTTTCTAGAACAAGTCGAGCATTCAGATTTTAGACCTCTGTCTGAATTAACAGATGGCATCCATTACCACCTAATCGAAGCCGAAACGCAACAAGACCTCCACTATATCGAGGAGGCCTTGGATCAGCTCGGTTATTTAGTAAAGGATTAG
- a CDS encoding LacI family DNA-binding transcriptional regulator, with the protein MTTIKQVAEEAGVSKSTVSRYISKKGYVGDDAREKIKNAIKKLNYTPNVLAQSLKTKKNQMVGLLLPDISNPFFPRLVRGAESYLKDKGYRIMVGTISDQESLSEYVNLLLKTNAAGIITTHDFTKEYPDLSLPVVVVDRISKDTGYGVFSDNQSGGRLAAEAICNAGAKQVLIIKVLDDKAENIAERFEASLNYLRNKSLEICIEESETFDFEKIQKEAKENLKRNPNIDSIIAPSDIHAIAYIHEILAIGKKIPDDIQIIGYDDIVLSQFIYPSLSTIHQSSYKMGEQAAKLIYNMANKFSIDEAKIKLPVRYVERNTLRRK; encoded by the coding sequence ATGACTACAATAAAACAGGTTGCTGAAGAAGCTGGAGTATCAAAATCAACGGTTTCAAGATATATATCAAAAAAAGGTTATGTTGGAGATGATGCGAGAGAGAAAATAAAAAATGCGATTAAAAAATTAAATTACACACCAAATGTATTAGCACAATCTTTGAAAACCAAAAAAAACCAAATGGTGGGACTCTTATTGCCAGATATTTCAAATCCCTTCTTCCCAAGATTGGTTCGAGGAGCTGAATCATATTTGAAAGATAAAGGTTATAGAATTATGGTTGGTACGATTTCAGACCAAGAATCTTTGAGTGAATATGTTAACTTACTGTTGAAAACAAATGCTGCTGGAATTATTACTACACATGACTTCACAAAAGAATATCCAGATTTATCATTACCTGTTGTTGTGGTTGACCGGATTAGTAAAGATACAGGTTACGGTGTTTTTTCTGATAATCAGTCAGGTGGTCGTTTGGCTGCTGAAGCAATCTGTAATGCAGGTGCTAAACAAGTTCTGATTATTAAAGTTTTAGATGATAAAGCCGAGAATATCGCGGAACGGTTTGAAGCAAGTTTAAACTATTTGAGGAATAAATCTTTAGAAATTTGTATTGAAGAAAGTGAAACGTTTGACTTTGAAAAAATTCAAAAAGAAGCTAAAGAGAATCTAAAAAGAAATCCAAATATCGATAGTATTATAGCACCTTCTGATATTCATGCGATAGCTTATATTCATGAAATTTTAGCAATTGGTAAAAAAATTCCAGATGATATTCAAATCATTGGTTATGATGATATTGTACTTAGTCAATTTATTTACCCTTCTTTATCAACTATTCACCAATCATCATATAAAATGGGAGAACAGGCTGCAAAGCTAATCTATAATATGGCAAATAAGTTCTCTATAGATGAAGCTAAAATTAAACTACCTGTTAGATACGTAGAAAGAAATACATTAAGGAGAAAGTAA
- a CDS encoding NUDIX domain-containing protein: MSRSQLTILTNICLIEDLENQRVVMQYRAPETNRWSGYAFPGGHVENGESFAESVIREIYEETGLTIQNPQLVGIKNWPLDTGGRYIVVCYKATEFFGTLRSSEEGEVSWVQKDQIPNLDLAYDMLPLMEMMEAPDKSEFFYRHRTEDDWEKKIF; encoded by the coding sequence ATGTCCCGTTCCCAATTAACGATTTTAACAAATATTTGTCTGATTGAAGACCTAGAAAACCAGCGCGTGGTGATGCAGTACCGCGCTCCTGAAACCAATCGCTGGTCTGGTTATGCCTTTCCAGGAGGTCATGTAGAAAATGGCGAGTCTTTTGCAGAGTCAGTCATTCGTGAAATCTATGAAGAAACAGGATTGACTATCCAAAATCCTCAACTTGTCGGTATTAAAAATTGGCCACTAGATACAGGTGGGCGCTATATTGTCGTTTGTTATAAGGCGACTGAGTTCTTTGGTACCCTTCGCTCTTCAGAAGAGGGAGAAGTTTCTTGGGTGCAAAAAGACCAGATTCCAAACTTAGATCTGGCCTATGATATGTTACCATTGATGGAGATGATGGAAGCTCCGGACAAGTCAGAGTTTTTCTACCGCCACCGTACAGAAGACGATTGGGAAAAGAAAATTTTCTAG
- a CDS encoding ECF transporter S component produces MNTRKKTQFMTMTALLTAIAILIPIVMPFKIVIPPASYTLGSHIAIFIAMFLSPLMAVFVILASSFGFLMAGYPMVIVFRAFSHIFFGTLGALYLQKFPDTLDKPKASWIFNFVLAVVHALAEVLACVIFYATSGTNVENMFYVLFVLVGFGTIIHSMVDYTLALAVYKVLRKRR; encoded by the coding sequence ATGAATACACGGAAAAAAACACAATTTATGACCATGACTGCCCTCTTAACGGCTATCGCAATTTTGATTCCAATTGTTATGCCTTTCAAGATTGTCATTCCACCTGCTTCTTACACTTTGGGGAGCCACATCGCTATTTTTATTGCCATGTTCTTGTCGCCCTTGATGGCAGTTTTTGTCATCCTAGCCTCTAGTTTTGGATTTTTGATGGCTGGCTATCCCATGGTTATCGTATTTCGAGCTTTTTCCCATATCTTTTTTGGGACTTTGGGAGCTCTTTACCTACAAAAATTCCCCGATACCCTAGATAAACCAAAAGCTTCCTGGATTTTCAACTTTGTTTTGGCTGTCGTTCATGCCCTTGCTGAAGTATTAGCTTGTGTCATTTTTTATGCAACTTCCGGTACCAATGTAGAAAATATGTTTTACGTTCTATTTGTGCTAGTTGGATTTGGCACAATTATCCATAGTATGGTAGACTATACATTAGCACTAGCTGTCTATAAAGTGCTTCGAAAACGCCGTTAA
- a CDS encoding sugar ABC transporter ATP-binding protein, with product MKIEMKNISKSFGNNRVLESIDLVLNSGEVHALMGENGAGKSTLMNILTGLFPATSGTIFIDGKEKTFSNPQEAERFGLSFIHQEMNTWPDMTVLDNLFLGREIKNSIGFLDKASMERKAKEAFKRLNISIPLDAIIGQLSVGQQQMIEIAKCLLSEVSLLIMDEPTAALTDRETETLFKVIEGLKSDGVGIVYISHRMEEIFKITDLITVMRDGFVIDTKKTNLTNADELVQKMVGRELEDYYPEKKAEIGNIVFQAKNLSGDAFTDISFYVRQGEILGFSGLMGAGRTEIMRAIFGIDSLKSGQIIINEEQLIIKNPFEAIKHGIGFLTEDRKDEGLILDFSIKDNMTLPSTRDFVKNGIFDNKTSDIFVQRLIDRLRIKSGYPDKEVGTLSGGNQQKVVLAKWIGIAPKVLILDEPTRGVDVGAKREIYQLMNELAERGVPIIMVSSDLPEVIGVSDRIMVMHEGRISGELTRQEATQEKVMQLATGGQ from the coding sequence ATGAAAATTGAAATGAAGAACATTTCAAAATCTTTTGGGAATAATCGTGTTTTAGAAAGTATTGATTTGGTTCTTAATTCAGGAGAAGTTCATGCTTTAATGGGAGAGAATGGTGCAGGCAAATCAACCTTAATGAATATTTTAACTGGACTTTTTCCAGCTACTTCAGGAACTATTTTTATTGATGGAAAAGAAAAAACATTTTCTAATCCTCAAGAGGCAGAACGTTTTGGACTGAGTTTTATTCATCAAGAAATGAATACTTGGCCAGATATGACTGTACTTGATAATCTTTTTTTAGGAAGAGAAATTAAAAATTCGATTGGGTTTCTAGATAAAGCTAGTATGGAAAGGAAAGCTAAAGAAGCATTTAAACGTCTTAATATCTCTATTCCTCTTGATGCAATCATTGGTCAATTATCAGTCGGACAACAACAAATGATAGAAATAGCAAAATGTTTATTATCAGAAGTTTCCTTGTTAATTATGGATGAACCCACAGCAGCTTTAACTGATCGTGAAACTGAAACACTTTTTAAAGTGATAGAAGGATTAAAATCTGATGGTGTAGGTATTGTGTATATTTCACATCGGATGGAAGAAATCTTTAAGATTACAGATCTTATAACTGTTATGAGGGATGGGTTTGTAATTGATACCAAGAAAACGAACTTAACTAATGCGGATGAATTAGTTCAGAAGATGGTAGGTCGTGAATTAGAAGATTATTATCCAGAAAAAAAGGCTGAGATTGGGAATATTGTTTTTCAAGCTAAGAATCTTTCTGGTGATGCTTTTACGGATATTTCTTTCTATGTACGTCAAGGGGAAATTCTTGGTTTTTCTGGTTTGATGGGTGCTGGTCGTACTGAAATAATGCGAGCAATTTTTGGAATTGATTCTTTAAAATCTGGTCAAATTATAATAAACGAAGAACAACTGATAATTAAAAATCCTTTTGAAGCAATTAAGCATGGAATTGGTTTCTTAACAGAAGATCGTAAAGATGAGGGATTGATTTTAGATTTTTCTATTAAAGATAATATGACTTTACCTAGTACTCGTGATTTTGTTAAAAATGGCATTTTTGATAATAAAACAAGTGATATATTTGTACAACGTTTAATTGATAGGCTACGAATTAAATCAGGTTATCCAGATAAGGAAGTTGGAACACTTTCTGGTGGTAATCAACAGAAAGTAGTTTTAGCAAAATGGATAGGTATTGCTCCAAAAGTACTGATTCTAGATGAGCCAACTCGTGGGGTAGATGTTGGTGCTAAGCGTGAAATTTACCAATTAATGAATGAATTGGCTGAACGAGGTGTGCCGATTATTATGGTATCTTCAGATTTACCAGAAGTGATCGGAGTCAGTGATCGCATTATGGTCATGCATGAAGGAAGAATTAGTGGAGAATTAACACGTCAAGAAGCTACACAAGAAAAAGTTATGCAACTAGCTACAGGAGGACAATAG